aatacaatattttaaattttaattaaattgctGACTTAAGTGATTTAAAATCTATaccttttaaattctttttatcaGCAAAATCTGTCATTTGACAGCTTTTATCTTTTGTGCTCAATTTAATGAGCATAAAATGCTTAAGCTGTTTATCACTTTTATGGCCATCAATcctttaataattttcaaactttttgaatacaaaaacatcataaagtttaatttgatttaaacaTGATTTAATGACCAGTTGGTACACATCTTTTCTGCATATTCAGCCCTATATGTCCGGCCATCATATAGAGATATAGAAGAGAAACTTTATCAATGTATATTTTCATGCAATAGAAAACTATCCATATATTTACTTTGTTAGTTTTCTCATTTTCTAcgaaaataatatatctttgtatatactatatttctgggtaaaaaaaaagtattattaagAGCTTCATATCCTATAAGCGATGTAGGCTTGAAGGATAATTAATGAAGGTGGTTGGGTTGTTGTATTCTGGGAACAACACGCATAATGTTTAGTCTACTACATTGAAAATCTCATAGACGCGTGTATTGTCTCAAGATAGTGACATTGTCCATGCCTCAACCCCGCCATCTAAAAATGTATATTAATTGACGGTAAATTATTTCTtgttatgagatttttttttgaggagggGGGGTTATGAGATTATTTTAAAGTATCATCAAGGTAACATCTCTCCACTATTCTCTAATTTTATGGTAAATctaatttatgtgaattttagtCATTTATATGATATGTTGAATgtaatgaaattcaatttatttatcaattattattcTCATGAGCAACAAAGGTTTCCAAGGTACCAATGAAGTTTGAATTCACCCaacgcttaaaaaaaaaactctgatTCATTGGTgattgttttaataaaaaaatttgttacctTCCTTTGCAATTACCTAGAacactttgtttttgttttgatcttaattttatgaatttctctttttaaaattttgactgCTGAAAAGTTATTGCAATGTATTGATATTGTAAATTGTAGAGTTTGAGATACTTGTATGCCTTttggtatgttaaattgaaGTTTTCTATATGAAATATATGTTCATTGTTATGGAATAGTAATATAGATATAATGTTCAAACACATTGTATCACTATCTATTATATAGTACAGCAAATTATTGATGCATCTATGCaagttgatttatttatttgtccTCCCCCCCACCCAATAACCTTTGTGGTGCTATTGTGCAGTGGATTATAATGTTTGCAGTAAGTTCATCATTTTGTATCTTTAGAATTGTTCATCCTTGGTTTTGTTGCCTAGATGTTAGGTGAATGGCGTTATAGGAAGGACCTGTGGACTTGAAACTCTTGTTATTGATGTGTTGAGTGAGTATTGAATCAGTGATCAGCCTAtacaattttcttatttgtttatttgattgcttgatttatttttttatttgttgtattttatttttacgaACCAAAAAATGGGTAGGGGGCaacctaatttttatttgttgtattagactttcttttagagagaaaaggaaattaAATCTTTGCTTGGCGTTAGGTAATGGATCGACTTCATTTGTCCATCAAATTAAATCTTTGTTTGGCATTAGAAATGTCTGTGGGAGTACAAAATATTTATCAGATGTTGTAGCTCTAATATTGGCAAGGGATAGAGACAAGTCTAGTGGTATTTATTTTTGTGCTTATATTATGtggtactcttttttttttttttttttttttttttttttttttttgtgtcctacatgaatgaattaatataataacattTGCTATAACATGCACGCCTTTGCTTTTATGGACTTCTAATATTTTACAAACAAAGTTGTCCCTTTTTGTATGTTTATTGCCTACAAATTTGTTCTTCACCTAATGCTATAGAGATTGGAGACAGTATGTCATTAAGTAATTCAATTTCAACGTTTATGTAAACTCAAACCTCAGTCATTAAGTTTATCAACCTCATGCTCCAGAAGCATTTGATTTCCTTCGCTTGCCTCATAGATTTATGTTTGGTCTTCAGCTGTTAAGTTGGCaacatttctttatttttacaaacaaaaatgCTGGGAACATCCAAATGATTAATTTGGGCATAAACATTGTTGTAAACAAGCCGAACCAGTATTAAAACTTCAAAGTtcgttcatttaattttatttcaaaaactaTCTAAACTTGaacttattatcaaacaatatTATATGTTCAAGCTTAGTTCATTTTCTTCTAGGACAATTCGAGCTTGTTAATGAACTACTTAATTCACTTATTCTCTTCTTATGTACAACAAAGCCATGACTAAAATATTTATTCCTTCataattctataaatttttattacaaataaaCTGATTAGATACcccaaataataatttgatatcatatgattctatttacaaatttttacaatCACATTTCAAGTctataaaaaacatatttttagaCAAATGTACACAATATTACCTAAGCATTTCATTTGTCACTTAAGATCAAAGCAacgaaaatgggaaaaaaaaagtataatgttttataatttaagtaTGTAGAAAACattctcattaaaaataaaaaaataaaaactattgaaaacattatatgatttttttttattttttgtttagttctcATTAATAATTTCTTCATATTTAAACTATTAATGAGAACGTTTTCAAATGTTTTAATATGATGTACAAcactatatcattttattttatttttagaaggaCTATATCTTATGgctttacctaaaaaataaaaaataaaattgaagtcACCGCTTTAATACCGTGTAAACactgtttttctctctctcagtctctcgtTCTTTGCTCTGTGTCTTTAAGCATCAGAATGAGTTGTTAATAGAAATCTGTGAGGGATCACTACAAATCTCGAAGCTAAAgcaatcttgattcttgatcaAGAGCCCTGTTTAATTTTTACTATGTTTTGGGCATCTAGTTTCATGAACTATATGaatggttttgtttgtttgctatCAATGTCTTTGAATTGCAGAAGCATTTTGTATGAAACTGAAATTTAATTACTAGTCGTCCAGTCTTGCTTTTGGTTGATTTAGACATACCTTGAAGCCCAACTTGGAGTTGGTTGAGTCATTGGGGTTTTCCAGTACTAGCCTTGGCAAAATGCCTAACAAAGACCCACGTTTGCTTGAAAGTGATGCATACAATGTGGTTGAGTGCTTTAGAACTCATGGTTTCAGAGATCAGCAAATATCAGATTTGACCATGAAGCAtccaacattttatttattcaatgcACATAAGATTATTAAGCCAAAGTTTGAGTTTTTCAAATATTTGGGCTTGTCAGATCAGAACTTGAAATTGCAAAGGTTATTTAAAACAGATTATTGTCTGTGAAGATCTTTATTTTTGGATGAATCTGTGTGAAGATCATCTGATCCATCGTAAAAATTAATAACCttctaatttgtatttttgtcaaCGTCACTAGATATGTCAAGATTGATAATTGTCCTTATaaaacaggggaaaaaaaaaaaaaaaaaaactagatatCTATGcgattttctttcctttgtttaaCAGGGAAACAAAAGTTTGTGTTGTATTTCAactgacatttttcttgaagtgaaaattttcttttttttgtcccGTAATCCAGTATAATATGCTTAGAGAGTGTCTGGcttttgcttattttatttttgctttacTTTTTGTCATACATATTAATATAAAGTtactaaaaactatatttttttaaatgaacacTATACAAATAACTTATCACAAATAAACTGTTTTCAAACACAATCTTATTATTGAGCAACAATTTTGGGCAAAATGAAGAGTTTAATTGTAAGAATGGAGATGTGTTTAAGTGGAAGCATTTTTAAATTGGGATTGAGGAGTATTGTATGGGCTTCAAGAGGAGGGTGAGAGAGTGAGCATGCAATGGTACAGCCCTAGAAGGTCTTTTTCTTATAATAAGTCTAGCCTCCGTGTTGTTATTTCTGATATTTGCAGGGCTGATTGTTCTTATGTTGTTCCTTAGTTTTTTCCGTTAATGAAAGTCCAAAttattaacaaacaaaaaaaactataattcaTCAGGTCCAATCCATAAAGACTAAGATTTGGATCGGTTcatgtacataattttttttgtgcttagAATGAGATATTTTGAcctatttatgattttttttttcaatatatataaaaaaatagctATAATCTACATGAAGAATATCAGTTAAAATATCGCAGATATTTCTACATTTCAAATAACTTGATGTAACCTAGCTTGGAAAGGTTTTCTACCTGACTATGCACATGTATTATGGCTCGTGCCATTAATGTCTAGACTGTCTTCTTttggattttagaattttcGTTTATGCTCTATATAAAGTTGAACCAGGCTGTGAATACGTGTTATGGCTCGTGCCATCTATATCTAGACTGTCttcttttggattttggaattttcttttcatgttcTGTATAAATAAAGTTGAACcagattatcaaaaaagaaaagttgaacCAGAAAGCCggtaaacaaaacaaattcaaatatctacagtgtttttcttttgctaaaaattaagcTTCTATGATTCTATCTAGAAGCCTCTTATTATAGTTCCCAATACCCAATTTCTTCatccatttctttttttatctacaGTAGTTTCAAAATGAACTGGTAGTTGGCTAAGTTTATTGGCGCTGCAAAGGTATAAATTCCCTTACTCTTTTTATACATGCGAACACATGCTATTATGAATTTTGTACAAGGATTTAGAAAACGAAAAAGGACCAACAATAGTTCCATTAATCCattagcagttttttttttcatcgaAACTATAGGGTTTagctttaatttttataattacagGGTTTaatttgatcaccttgaaagtTTAAACTTATTTAGAGTTTTGAATAAATATCTAcctaattatttttgttttactcATCAattgatttgaagaagaaaattagATGATATATCTCATTCTTAGCAAataaactaccaaaaaaaaaacgaagaacAAGCCGACACCCAATTCCTTATATATAGCCACGTACTTCTCCTACGTTAATCCAACTAAAAATAATGAGCTGATTATCAGATTATGGTAACAACATTACAACAGCAAAATATCATTCTAATTCTTTCATTATGAATTTTACAGGAGAAATATGATGAGGATTATAAAGCACCATGAAGTTACCAAAGTGTAGGCTTAGTGATTGGTGTGACTGGCATTGCAGGCAACAGCCTAGCTAAAATCTTACCACTCTCAGATAACCCAGGTGGGCCTTCGAAAGTCTATGGTGTGGCACATCGACCATGCCCAAATTGGAACAAAGACTACCTAATTTAGTACATCCAGTGCGATGTCTCTGACCCTAATGAAACTCAAACCAAGCTTTCCAAGCTCACCGATGTGACCCACATCTTCTATGTCACATGGGCTAATCGGCCCGCTGAGGCCCAAAACTGTGAAACCAACGGTACCATGTTCTGCAATGTTCTATGGGCAGTGATTCTCCACGCACCGAACCTCAAACACATCTGTCTCCTAATAGGTGCCAAACACTATTTAGGACCATTCGAATCCTTTGGCAAAATCAAACCCTATATCCCACCTTTTACTGAGAACATATCACATTTGAAGGTGCCAATTTTTATTACACTCAAGAAGATATTTCATTACAGGAAGTTAAGAATAAAGAGGGGTTAACTTATTTGGTCCATAGGGCTAATACTATATTTGGGTTTTCACTTTGTAGTTTGATGAATATAATTGTTACACTTTGTGTGTATGCGGCTATATGTAAGCATGAGGGGATTCCTTTGAAGTTCCTTGGGAGCAAAGAGGCTTGGGAGAATTACTCTATGGCTTCAAATGCTAATCTTATTGTTGAGCAACAAATTTGGGTTGTGGTCAATCCTAAAGCGAGAAATGAAGCTTTTAATTGTAATAACGGGGATGTATTCAAGTGGAGGCATCTTTGGAAAGTGTTGGCTAACAAATTTGGGATTGAGAAATGAGAATTATGGATTTCAGGAGGGTGAGAAAGTTAGCTTGGTGGAGTTGATGAAGGATAAAGGTCAGGTGTAAGATGAGATTGTGATAGAGAATCAGCTACAACCCACTAAATTGGAGGACGTTGGTGTGTGGTGGTTTGTGGATTTGATGCATGTGATAGGAGATTTTGTTGATAGTATGAATAAGAGTAAGGAGTATGGATTCTTGGATTTTAGGAACTCTGAGAGATCATTGATTGCTTGGATAGATAAGATGAAGATTTACAAGATTGTGCCTTGAAACAGGGCCGGCTTAGCTCAATACAATTTGAAGCTTAAGGCAATATGCCAAGAACTTTaaatatgtcttttttttttatttaaatattccttaataatatttagtttgaaaataatatatccccAAAACATTTGGGAGCTTTCTCTGGTAGGGGGCCCTAGGCTAGGCCTAAGCAAAATGTGAATAAATGTTAGATACGCTCGTCTTGTTGCCTGGTGCGTTGGTCTCCTCCCCCTCATGATCATTACAAAGTGAACTTCAACGCAACTTTCTTTGAAGAAACCGGGTCAGCAGGTGTTGGTGTAGTTGTTCGTGACTATGTTGGACAGATTATTGGAGCTTTGTGGAAGAATATTGGCTCAGTTCAGTCTGTTGAAATGGCTGAAGCTATGGCGGCTCGAAGGGCGGTGATGTTTGCTGCAGAGTTGTGTGTGTTTAGAGTGATTATTGAAGGTGGTTGTAGTAGGGTTATTGCTGCCTTGAAGGGCTTTGGTCGCTGCCGTACTTTGTTTGGTTACATTATTGATGAATCTAAGCGAATTGGAGTTACGTTGATGAGTTGTTTGTTTCAACATGTTCGGCGTGAGGGGCATAGGTTAGCTCATTGTTTAGCTAAAAAAGCAGTTTTATTTGTAGATACTGATGTATGGGTAGAATCTCTGCCTGAGGATGTGGAAAATTTTTTCCATTTGGATTTGCCTTGAACTTGTGttgttttcttaataatatttcGCTTACctttgtctcaaaaaaaaaattataaaactccaaataagcatttatttagtattaataaaccatcaataaaaacaaatacacaaaattattattttttaagatattacaatgcaattatttatgaaaatgaaactctctatttttttaaaatctttgaaATCATTATATGGTTAATAATCTATAAATCATTATCCACAATAGACTAGCACATGGCAATGGTTCATGGGTGAGGTGTTACACTGTTAGTCACACAGGACTCTAACTCACCACTATAGACAAGCATTGTACACACAAGCACTCAACAACTGaccaataaattttaaaattacaaataatctctttaattatttttttaaaaaaataatctctttaactttttaaagagagaaatgttAGGGACACACACTTTTGTacaattttgtgccacaactcACCACATGGTGAGTTATTATTAGTTAGAGTGTATTAGTGGGTCATGTGGGGACACAATCTAACCAATCACCACTCGCCATGTGGTGAGTTGTGTCCAAAGT
This genomic stretch from Castanea sativa cultivar Marrone di Chiusa Pesio chromosome 1, ASM4071231v1 harbors:
- the LOC142621681 gene encoding uncharacterized protein LOC142621681; this translates as MLDTLVLLPETGSAGVGVVVRDYVGQIIGALWKNIGSVQSVEMAEAMAARRAVMFAAELCVFRVIIEGGCSRVIAALKGFGRCRTLFGYIIDESKRIGVTLMSCLFQHVRREGHRLAHCLAKKAVLFVDTDVWVESLPEDVENFFHLDLP